From a region of the Tursiops truncatus isolate mTurTru1 chromosome 2, mTurTru1.mat.Y, whole genome shotgun sequence genome:
- the CD276 gene encoding CD276 antigen isoform X1 gives MLCGPGSTGMRVATALGVLWFCLAGAAVEVRIPEDPVVALVGTDATLRCSFLPEPGFSLTQLNLIWQLTDTKQLVHSFAEGRDQGSAYANRTALFPDLLAQGNASLRLQRVRVADEGSFTCFVSIRDFGSGSAAVSLQVAAPYSKPSLTLDPNKDLRPGDTVTITCSSYRGYPKAEVFWQDGQGAPLTGNVTTSQMANEQGLFDVRSVLRVVLGANGTYSCLVRNPVLQQDAHGSVTITPHRNPTGAVEVQVPEDPVVALVGTDATLRCSFLPEPGFSLAQLNLIWQLTDTKQLVHSFAEGRDQGSAYANRTALFPDLLAQGNASLRLQRVRVADEGSFTCFVSIRDFGSAAVSLQVAAPYSKPSMTLEPNKDLRPGDTVTITCSSYRGYPEAEVFWQDGQGAPLTGNVTTSQMANEQGLFDVRSVLRVVLGANGTYSCLVRNPVLQQDAHGSVTITGQPMTFPPEALWVTVGLSVCLVALLVALAFVCWRKIKQSCEEENAGAEDQDGDGEGSKTALRPLKHSESKEDDGPEIA, from the exons ATGCTGTGTGGACCGGGCAGCACGGGTATGCGTGTGGCCACTGCCCTGGGAGTGCTGTGGTTCTGCCTCGCAG GCGCCGCAGTGGAAGTCCGGATCCCTGAAGACCCCGTGGTGGCCCTCGTGGGCACTGACGCCACCCTGCGTTGCTCCTTCTTGCCCGAGCCCGGCTTCAGCCTGACACAGCTCAACCTCATCTGGCAGCTGACAGACACCAAACAGCTGGTGCACAGCTTCGCCGAGGGCCGCGACCAGGGCAGCGCCTATGCCAATCGCACTGCGCTCTTCCCAGACCTGCTGGCTCAGGGCAACGCGTCCCTGAGGCTGCAGCGCGTGCGCGTGGCTGATGAGGGCAGCTTCACCTGCTTCGTGAGCATCCGGGACTTTGGCAGCGGCAGCGCTGCGGTCAGCCTGCAGGTGGCAG ccccctaCTCAAAGCCCAGCCTGACCCTGGATCCCAACAAGGACCTGAGGCCCGGGGACACGGTGACCATCACGTGCTCCAGCTACCGGGGCTACCCCAAGGCCGAAGTGTTCTGGCAGGATGGGCAGGGTGCGCCCTTGACCGGCAACGTAACCACGTCGCAGATGGCTAACGAGCAGGGCTTGTTCGACGTGCGCAGTGTCCTGAGGGTGGTGTTGGGCGCTAATGGCACCTACAGCTGCCTGGTGCGCAACCCCGTGCTGCAGCAGGACGCTCATGGCTCTGTCACCATTACACCGCATAGAAACCccacag GCGCTGTGGAAGTCCAGGTTCCCGAAGACCCCGTGGTAGCCCTCGTGGGCACTGACGCCACCCTGCGCTGCTCCTTCTTGCCCGAGCCCGGCTTCAGCCTGGCACAGCTCAACCTCATCTGGCAGCTGACAGACACCAAACAGCTGGTGCACAGCTTCGCTGAGGGCCGCGACCAGGGCAGCGCCTATGCCAATCGCACTGCGCTCTTCCCAGACCTGCTGGCTCAGGGCAACGCGTCCCTGAGGCTGCAGCGCGTGCGCGTGGCTGATGAGGGCAGCTTCACCTGCTTCGTGAGCATCCGGGACTTCGGCAGCGCCGCGGTCAGCCTGCAGGTGGCAG CCCCCTACTCAAAGCCCAGCATGACCCTGGAGCCCAACAAGGACCTGCGGCCCGGGGACACGGTGACCATCACGTGCTCCAGCTACCGGGGCTACCCCGAGGCCGAAGTGTTCTGGCAGGATGGGCAGGGTGCGCCCTTGACCGGCAACGTAACCACGTCGCAGATGGCTAACGAGCAGGGCTTGTTCGACGTGCGCAGTGTCCTGAGGGTGGTGTTGGGCGCTAATGGCACCTACAGCTGCCTGGTGCGCAACCCCGTGCTGCAGCAGGACGCTCATGGCTCTGTCACCATCACAG GGCAGCCCATGACATTCCCCCCTGAGGCCCTGTGGGTGACCGTGGGGCTCTCTGTCTGTCTCGTCGCACTGTTGGTAGCCCTGGCCTTCGTGTGCTGGAGAAAGATCAAACAGAGCTGTGAGGAAGAGAATGCAG GCGCTGAGGACCAGGATGGGGATGGAGAAGGATCTAAGACGG
- the CD276 gene encoding CD276 antigen isoform X2, with amino-acid sequence MLCGPGSTGMRVATALGVLWFCLAGAAVEVRIPEDPVVALVGTDATLRCSFLPEPGFSLTQLNLIWQLTDTKQLVHSFAEGRDQGSAYANRTALFPDLLAQGNASLRLQRVRVADEGSFTCFVSIRDFGSGSAAVSLQVAAPYSKPSLTLDPNKDLRPGDTVTITCSSYRGYPKAEVFWQDGQGAPLTGNVTTSQMANEQGLFDVRSVLRVVLGANGTYSCLVRNPVLQQDAHGSVTITPHRNPTGAVEVQVPEDPVVALVGTDATLRCSFLPEPGFSLAQLNLIWQLTDTKQLVHSFAEGRDQGSAYANRTALFPDLLAQGNASLRLQRVRVADEGSFTCFVSIRDFGSAAVSLQVAAPYSKPSMTLEPNKDLRPGDTVTITCSSYRGYPEAEVFWQDGQGAPLTGNVTTSQMANEQGLFDVRSVLRVVLGANGTYSCLVRNPVLQQDAHGSVTITGAEDQDGDGEGSKTALRPLKHSESKEDDGPEIA; translated from the exons ATGCTGTGTGGACCGGGCAGCACGGGTATGCGTGTGGCCACTGCCCTGGGAGTGCTGTGGTTCTGCCTCGCAG GCGCCGCAGTGGAAGTCCGGATCCCTGAAGACCCCGTGGTGGCCCTCGTGGGCACTGACGCCACCCTGCGTTGCTCCTTCTTGCCCGAGCCCGGCTTCAGCCTGACACAGCTCAACCTCATCTGGCAGCTGACAGACACCAAACAGCTGGTGCACAGCTTCGCCGAGGGCCGCGACCAGGGCAGCGCCTATGCCAATCGCACTGCGCTCTTCCCAGACCTGCTGGCTCAGGGCAACGCGTCCCTGAGGCTGCAGCGCGTGCGCGTGGCTGATGAGGGCAGCTTCACCTGCTTCGTGAGCATCCGGGACTTTGGCAGCGGCAGCGCTGCGGTCAGCCTGCAGGTGGCAG ccccctaCTCAAAGCCCAGCCTGACCCTGGATCCCAACAAGGACCTGAGGCCCGGGGACACGGTGACCATCACGTGCTCCAGCTACCGGGGCTACCCCAAGGCCGAAGTGTTCTGGCAGGATGGGCAGGGTGCGCCCTTGACCGGCAACGTAACCACGTCGCAGATGGCTAACGAGCAGGGCTTGTTCGACGTGCGCAGTGTCCTGAGGGTGGTGTTGGGCGCTAATGGCACCTACAGCTGCCTGGTGCGCAACCCCGTGCTGCAGCAGGACGCTCATGGCTCTGTCACCATTACACCGCATAGAAACCccacag GCGCTGTGGAAGTCCAGGTTCCCGAAGACCCCGTGGTAGCCCTCGTGGGCACTGACGCCACCCTGCGCTGCTCCTTCTTGCCCGAGCCCGGCTTCAGCCTGGCACAGCTCAACCTCATCTGGCAGCTGACAGACACCAAACAGCTGGTGCACAGCTTCGCTGAGGGCCGCGACCAGGGCAGCGCCTATGCCAATCGCACTGCGCTCTTCCCAGACCTGCTGGCTCAGGGCAACGCGTCCCTGAGGCTGCAGCGCGTGCGCGTGGCTGATGAGGGCAGCTTCACCTGCTTCGTGAGCATCCGGGACTTCGGCAGCGCCGCGGTCAGCCTGCAGGTGGCAG CCCCCTACTCAAAGCCCAGCATGACCCTGGAGCCCAACAAGGACCTGCGGCCCGGGGACACGGTGACCATCACGTGCTCCAGCTACCGGGGCTACCCCGAGGCCGAAGTGTTCTGGCAGGATGGGCAGGGTGCGCCCTTGACCGGCAACGTAACCACGTCGCAGATGGCTAACGAGCAGGGCTTGTTCGACGTGCGCAGTGTCCTGAGGGTGGTGTTGGGCGCTAATGGCACCTACAGCTGCCTGGTGCGCAACCCCGTGCTGCAGCAGGACGCTCATGGCTCTGTCACCATCACAG GCGCTGAGGACCAGGATGGGGATGGAGAAGGATCTAAGACGG